A single Vulpes lagopus strain Blue_001 chromosome 3, ASM1834538v1, whole genome shotgun sequence DNA region contains:
- the INTS1 gene encoding LOW QUALITY PROTEIN: integrator complex subunit 1 (The sequence of the model RefSeq protein was modified relative to this genomic sequence to represent the inferred CDS: deleted 1 base in 1 codon), protein MNRAKPATVRRPSAAAKPSGHPPPGDFIALGSKGQANESKTASTLLKPAPSGLPSERKRDAAAALAGASALTGLTKRPKLSSTPPLSALGRLAEAAVAEKRAISPSIKEPSVVPIEVPPSVLLDEIEAAELEGNDGRIEGVLCGAVKQLKATRAKPDGALYLSLMYLAKIKPNIFATEGVIEALCSLLRRDASINFKAKGNSLVSVLACNLLMAAYEEDENWPEIFVKVYIEDSLGERIWVDSPHCKTFVDNIQTAFNTKMPPKSMLLQGEVGRSSGDLSAGSSPHPSLTEEEDSQTELLIAEEKLSPEQEGQLMPRYDDLTESVEEYVLDMLRDQLNRRQPIDNVSRNLLRLLTSTCGYKEVRLMAVQRLEMWLQNPKLTRPAQDLLMSVCMNCNTHGVEDMDVISHLIKIRLKPKVLLNHYMLCVRELLSAHKDNLGTTIKFVVFNELSNARNPNNMQILYTVLQHSSELAPKFLAMVFQDLLTNKDDYLRASRALLREIIKQTKHEVNFQAFCLGLMQERKEPQYLDMEFKERFVVHITDVLAVAMMLGITAQVKEAGTAWDKGEKKNLEVLRSFQNQIAAIQRDAVWWLHTVVPSISKLAPKDYVHCLHKVLFTEQPETYYKWDNWPPESDRNFFLRLCSEVPILEDTLMRILVIGLSRELPLGPADAMELADHLVKRAAAVQADDVEVLKVERIQLIDAVLNLCTYHHPENIQLPPGYQPPNLAISTLYWKAWPLLLVVAAFNPENIGLAAWEEYPTLKMLMEMVMTNNYSYPPCTLTDEETRTEMINRELQTSQREKQEILAFEGHLAAASTKQTITESSSLLLSQLTSLDPQGPPRRPPPHILDQVKSLNQSLRLGHLLCRSRNPDFLLNIIQRQASSQSMPWLADLVQSSEGSLDVLPVQCLCEFLLHDAADDATSGEEEEEGESKEQKAKKRQRQQKQRQLLGRLQDLLLGPKADEQTTCEVLDYFLRRLGSSQVASRVLAMKGLSLVLSEGSPRDGEEKEPPMEEDPGDPEALRGYQWLLRDLPRLPLFDSVRPTTALALQQAIHMETDPQTISAYLVYLSQHTPVEEQGQHSDLALDVARLVVERSTIMSHLFSKRSCSAESDAVLVALLSIFSRYVRRMRKSKEGEEVYSWSESQDQVFLRWTSGETATMHILVVHAMVILLTLGPPRAGDGEFQALLDIWFPEKQPLPTAFLVDTSEEALLLPDWLKLRMIRSEVPRLVDAALQDLEPQQLLLFVQSFGIPVSSMSKLLQYLDQAVAHDPQTLEQNIMDKNYMAHLVEVQHERGASGGQTFHSLLTASLPPRRDSTEAPKSKSSPEQPSGQGRTRAVTQVRVLAPEDDLAGMLLQIFPLSPGPRWQSSSARPAALALQQALGQELARVRQGSPEVSGVTVRLLQAIATLLNSPHSGALVMSMHRSHFLACPLMRQLCQYQRCVPQDTGFSSLFLKVLMQTLQWLDGSAGEGGPLQAQLKLFAAQYSARRRISDARSGLLRLAEALAFRGDLEVVSSTVRAVVTTLKSGEKCGVEPELVGKVLRGLIEVGSPHLEELLAALLAPAPMSPTLRPVAVVSSLLLQDKEPPVPGEPEADGSSSEAVQLGPCSGLLVDWLEMLDPEVISSCPDLQQRLLFSRNEGKGHPGPQVPSFRPYLLALLTHQSSWSTLHQCIRILLGKNREQRFDPSASLDFLWACIHVPRIWQGRDQRTPQKRREELVLRVQAAELIGLVELILAEAEAKSQDGDAAACSLLQARLPLLLSCCRGHDESVRKVTVHLTSCLQQWGDSVLGRRCRDLLVQLYLQWPELRVPLPEALLHSGGATGSSTCKLDGLIHRFITLLADTSDSRSSENRVADANMACRKLAVAHPILLLRHLPMIAALLHGRTHLNFQEFRQQNHLTFFLHVLGVLELLQPQVFQNEHQGALWDCLRSFVRLLLSYRKSSRHLAPFIHKFVHFTHKYVTCNAPAAVSFLQKHADALHDLSFDSSDLVMLKSLLAGLSLPSRDGRADRGLDEEGEDESSAGSLPLVSVSLFTPLTAAEMAPYMKRLSRGQTVEDLLEVLSDIDEMSRRRPEILGFFSTNLQRLMSSAEEPCRSLAFGLALRSIQNNPSFAADFLPTFMCCLGSRDFEVVQTALRNLPEYTLLCQEHAAVLLHRAFLVGMYGQMDTSVQISEALRILHMEAVM, encoded by the exons ATGAACCGGGCCAAGCCCGCGACCGTGCGCAGGCCCAGCGCGGCGGCCAAGCCGTCAG GGCACCCTCCACCGGGAGACTTCATTGCTCTGGGCTCCAAGGGTCAGGCCAATGAATCCAAAACGGCGTCCACCCTGCTGAAGCCTGCCCCTTCCGGCCTGCCTTCCGAGCGCAAGCGGGACGCTGCAGCTGCCTTGGCGGGTGCCTCGGCCCTGACCGGCCTCACCAAGCGCCCCAAGCTCTCCTCCACGCCCCCGCTGAGtgccctggggcgcctggctgagGCTGCTGTGGCAGAAAAGCGTGCTATCTCTCCGTCCATTAAAGAGCCATCTGTGGTCCCAATTGAAG TGCCACCCTCCGTGCTGCTGGACGAGATCGAGGCTGCTGAGCTGGAGGGCAATGACGGCCGGATCGAGGGCGTGCTGTGTGGGGCA GTGAAGCAGCTGAAGGCCACCCGTGCCAAGCCCGATGGCGCGCTGTACCTGAGCCTCATGTATCTGGCCAAGATCAAACCCAACATCTTTGCCACAGAGGGTGTCATTGAG GCTCTGTGCAGCCTCCTGCGGCGGGACGCCTCCATCAACTTCAAGGCCAAGGGGAACAGTCTGGTATCTGTGTTGGCCTGTAATCTACTCATGGCTGCGTACGAGGAGGATGAGAACTGGCCTGAGATCTTTGTCAAG GTGTACATCGAAGACTCCTTGGGGGAGCGGATCTGGGTGGACAGCCCGCACTGCAAGACCTTTGTGGACAACATCCAGACAGCATTTAACACCAAGATGCCTCCCAAGAGCATGCTTCTGCAGGGGGAGGTGGGACGCAGCAGTGGGGATCTCAGTGCTG GGAGCAGCCCTCATCCTTCCCTCACGGAGGAGGAGGACAGTCAGACGGAGCTCCTGATCGCTGAGGAGAAGCTCAGCCCTGAGCAGGAGGGCCAGCTCATGCCCAG GTACGACGATCTCACAGAAAGTGTGGAGGAGTACGTCCTTGACATGCTCCGTGACCAGCTTAACCGGCGCCAGCCCATCGACAATGTGTCACGGAACCTCCTGCGGCTCCTCACCTCCACCTGTGGGTATAAGGAGGTGCGGCTGATGGCAGTCCAGAGACTGGAGATGTGGCTGCAGAACCCCAAG CTGACCAGGCCAGCCCAGGACTTGCTGATGTCCGTGTGCATGAATTGCAACACGCATGGTGTCGAGGACATGGACGTTATCTCCCACCTGATCAAAATCCGCCTCAAGCCGAAGGTTCTTCTCAACCACTACATGCTGTGTGTCAG GGAGCTGCTGAGTGCACACAAGGACAACCTGGGCACCACCATCAAGTTTGTGGTCTTCAACGAGCTCTCCAATGCCCGGAACCCCAACAACATGCAAATCCTCTACACAGTGCTACAGCATAGCTCTGAGCTGGCGCCGAAG TTCCTGGCCATGGTGTTCCAGGACCTGCTGACCAACAAAGACGACTATCTACGGGCCTCTCGGGCCCTGCTCCGGGAGATCATCAAACAGACCAAGCATGAGGTCAACTTCCAGGCCTTCTGCCTCGGGCTCATGCAGGAGCGCAAGGAGCCCCAGTACCTGGACATGGAGTTCAAG GAGCGCTTTGTGGTGCATATCACAGACGTACTGGCTGTGGCCATGATGCTGGGCATCACCGCCCAGGTGAAGGAGGCCGGCACCGCTTGGGACAAAGGCGAAAAGAAGA ACCTCGAGGTGCTGCGCTCCTTCCAGAACCAGATTGCGGCAATCCAGCGAGATGCCGTGTGGTGGCTGCACACCGTTGTCCCCTCCATCAGCAAGCTCGCTCCCAAGGACTATGTGCACTG CCTGCACAAAGTCCTCTTCACGGAGCAGCCAGAGACCTACTACAAGTGGGACAACTGGCCACCCGAGAGCGACCGCAA cttcttcctccgcctctGCTCAGAGGTTCCCATCCTGGAGGACACACTGATGCGCATCCTGGTAATCGGGCTGTCCCGCGAGCTCCCGCTTGGCCCCGCAGACGCCATGGAGCTTGCTGACCATCTGGTAAAACGAGCTGCGGCTGTGCAGGCAGATG ATGTGGAAGTGCTGAAGGTGGAGAGGATTCAGCTGATCGATGCGGTCCTGAACTTGTGCACCTACCACCACCCCGAGAACATCCAGTTGCCCCCCGG GTACCAGCCTCCGAACCTGGCCATCTCCACCCTCTACTGGAAGGCGTGGCCCCTCCTGCTAGTGGTCGCAGCATTCAACCCGGAGAACATTG GCTTGGCCGCCTGGGAGGAGTACCCCACGCTGAAGATGCTCATGGAAATGGTGATGACCAA CAACTACTCGTACCCTCCGTGCACCCTGACCGATGAGGAGACCCGGACAGAGATGATTAATCGGGAGCTGCAGACTTCCCAGCGAGAAAAGCAGGAGATCCTGGCGTTTGAGGGCCATCTGGCAGCGGCTTCCACCAAGCAGACCATCACTGAGAGCAGCAGCCTTCTCCTGTCGCAGCTCACCAGCTTGGACCCTCA AGGACCGCCTCGGAGGCCTCCCCCCCACATTCTGGACCAAGTGAAAAGTCTAAACCAATCCCTGCGTCTCGGGCACCTGCTGTGCCGGAGCCGAAACCCAGACTTTCTCCTCAACATCATCCAGAGGCAG GCCTCCTCGCAGTCCATGCCCTGGCTGGCCGACCTGGTGCAGTCCAGCGAGGGTTCGCTGGACGTGCTGCCTGTGCAGTGCCTGTGTGAGTTCCTGCTGCACGACGCGGCGGACGATGCCacctctggggaggaggaggaggagggtgagagcAAAGAGCAGAAAGCCAAGAAGAGGCAG AGGCAGCAGAAGCAGCGGCAGCTGCTGGGCCGCCTGCAGGACCTGCTGCTAGGCCCCAAGGCTGATGAGCAGACCACATGTGAAGTGCTGGACTACTTTCTGCGGCGCCTCGGCTCCTCCCAGGTGGCCTCCAGGGTGCTGGCCATGAAG GGCCTATCCCTGGTGCTCTCGGAGGGCAGTCCGCgggatggggaggagaaggagcccCCGATGGAGGAGGACCCTGGGGACCCTGAGGCGCTACGGGGCTACCAGTGGCTGCTGCGCGACCTGCCCCGGCTGCCTTTGTTTGACAGCGTCAGGCCCACCACTGCCCTGGCACTGCAGCAG GCCATTCACATGGAGACCGACCCGCAGACCATCAGCGCCTACTTGGTCTACCTGTCCCAGCATACACCCGTGGAGGAGCAGGGCCAGCACAGTGACTTGGCACTG GATGTGGCCCGGCTGGTCGTGGAGCGGTCCACCATCATGTCTCACCTCTTCTCGAAGCGCTCCTGCAGTGCTGAGTCGGATGCCGTGCTCGTCGCCTTGCTCTCCATCTTCTCCCGCTATGTGAGGCGCATGCGCAAGagcaaggaaggggaggaggtgtaCAGCTGG tCGGAGTCCCAGGACCAGGTCTTCCTCCGCTGGACCAGTGGGGAGACGGCCACCATGCACATACTGGTGGTCCATGCCATGGTCATCCTCCTGACACTGGGGCCACCCCGAG CTGGTGATGGCGAGTTCCAGGCTCTGCTAGATATCTGGTTCCCGGAGAAGCAGCCTCTGCCCACAGCCTTCCTGGTGGACACGTCCGAGGAGGCCCTGCTGCTGCCCGATTGGCTGAAGCTGCGCATGATCCGCTCAGAGGTCCCTCGCCTGGTAGACGCTG CCCTACAGGACCTGGAGCCCCAGCAGCTGCTGCTCTTCGTGCAGTCCTTCGGCATCCCCGTGTCCAGCATGAGCAAACTCCTCCAGTACCTGGACCAGGCAGTGGCTCATGACCCCCAGACCCTGGAGCAGAACATCATGGACAAGA ATTACATGGCTCACCTGGTTGAAGTTCAGCACGAGAGAGGAGCATCCGGAGGCCAGACCTTCCATTCCCTACTCACAGCATCCCTACCACCACGACGAG aCAGCACAGAGGCGCCAAAATCCAAGAGCAGTCCGGAGCAGCCTTCGGGCCAGGGACGGACCCGGGCTGTGACCCAGGTGCGAGTGCTCGCCCCTGAGGATGACCTGGCCGGCATGCTCCTGCAG ATCTTCCCGCTGAGCCCAGGCCCACGGTGGCAGAGCTCTAGTGCCCGCCCTGCTGCTCTTGCGCTGCAGCAGGCCTTGGGCCAGGAGCTGGCACGAGTCCGTCAGGGGAGCCCTGAGGTGTCAGGTGTCACAGTGCGACTCCTGCAGGCCATTGCTACCCTGCTCAACTCCCCGCATAGCGGAGCCCTGGTGATGTCCATGCACCGGAGCCACTTCCTTGCCTGTCCTCTGATGCGCCAGCTCTGCCAGTACCAG CGCTGTGTGCCCCAAGATACCGGCTTTTCATCGCTCTTCCTCAAAGTGCTCATGCAGACACTGCAGTGGCTAGACGGCTCCGCTGGGGAAGGGGGGCCCCTGCAGGCCCAGCTCAAGCTGTTTGCTGCCCAGTACTCAGCACGCCGCAGGATCAGCGATG CACGGAGTGGGCTCCTGCGTCTGGCTGAGGCCCTGGCATTCCGAGGGGACTTGGAGGTGGTCAGCTCCACTGTCCGGGCTGTAGTCACCACCCTCAAGTCAGGAGAGAAGTGTGGTGTGGAGCCTGAGCTCGTCGGCAAAG TCCTCCGGGGTCTGATTGAGGTGGGGTCGCCTCACCTGGAGGAACTGCTGGCTGCACTCTTGGCCCCTGCCCCCATGTCACCGACCTTGAGGCCTGTGGCAGTGGTGAGCTCCCTGCTGTTGCAAGACAAGGAGCCCCCAGTCCCAGGGGAGCCAGAAGCTGATGGCAGCAG TTCAGAGGCTGTCCAGCTGGGACCCTGCTCAGGGCTCCTGGTCGACTGGCTGGAGATGCTGGACCCTGAGGTGATCAGCAGTTGCCCTGACCTGCAGCAGAGGCTGCTGTTCTCCCGGAACGAG GGCAAAGGTCATCCAGGCCCCCAGGTGCCATCCTTCCGACCCTACCTGCTGGCCCTTCTGACTCATCAGTCCAGCTGGTCCACATTGCACCAGTGTATCCGCATCCTGCTGGGCAAGAACCGGGAGCAGAG GTTTGACCCTTCAGCCTCTCTGGACTTCCTCTGGGCATGCATCCACGTTCCACGGATCTGGCAGGGAAGGGACCAGCGCACCCCTCAG AAGCGGAGGGAGGAGCTGGTGCTGCGGGTCCAAGCGGCAGAGCTCATCGGCCTGGTGGAGCTGAtcctggcagaggcagaggccaagAGCCAGGACGGGGACGCTGCTGCCTGCAGCCTCCTCCAGGCCCGGCTGCCCTTGCTGCTCAGCTGCTGCCGTGGACATGACGAGAGCGTTAGGAAGGTGACTGTGCACCTGACGAGCTGCCTCCAGCAGTGGGGCGACAG TGTGCTGGGCAGGCGCTGCCGGGACCTGCTGGTGCAGCTCTACCTGCAGTGGCCGGAGCTGCGGGTGCCGCTGCCTGAAGCCCTGCTGCACAGTGGAGGTGCCACTGGGAGCAGCACCTGCAAG CTGGACGGCCTCATCCACCGCTTCATCACCCTCCTTGCGGACACCAGTGACTCCCGGTCATCAGAGAACAGAGTGGCCGATGCTAACATGGCCTGCCGGAAGTTGGCTGTGGCCCACCCCATCCTGCTGCTCAG GCACCTGCCCATGATCGCCGCGCTCCTTCACGGCCGCACCCACCTCAACTTCCAGGAGTTCCGCCAGCAGAACCACCTGACCTTCTTCCTGCATGTGCTGGGGGTCCTGGAGCTGCTGCAGCCTCAGGTGTTCCAGAACGAGCACCAGGGGGCGCTGTGGGACTGTCTGCGCTCCTTCGTCCGCCTGCTGTTG AGTTACAGGAAGTCTTCCCGCCACCTGGCGCCCTTCATCCACAAGTTCGTGCACTTCACCCACAAGTATGTGACCTGCAATGCCCCGGCGGCCGTCTCCTTCCTGCAGAAACATGCGGATGCGCTGCa TGACCTGTCATTCGACAGCAGCGACCTGGTGATGCTCAAGTCTCTCCTTGCAGGGCTGAGCCTTCCCAGTAGGGATGGCAGAGCCGACCGGGGCCTAGACGAGGAGGGTGAGG ATGAGAGCTCAGCTGGCTCCCTGCCTCTGGTCAGCGTCTCCCTATTCACTCCCCTGACGGCAGCAGAAATGGCCCCCTACATGAAGAGGCTTTCCCGGGGCCAGACTGTTGAGG ATCTGTTGGAAGTTCTGAGTGACATAGATGAGATGTCTCGGCGGAGACCTGAGATCCTGGGCTTTTTCTCG ACCAACCTGCAGCGCCTGATGAGCTCTGCTGAGGAGCCCTGCCGAAGTCTGGCCTTTGGCCTGGCCCTGCGCTCCATCCAGAACAACCCCAG CTTTGCAGCGGACTTCTTGCCCACATTTATGTGCTGCCTGGGCAGTCGGGACTTCGAGGTGGTGCAGACGGCCCTCAGGAACCTGCCCGAATACACCCTCCTTTGCCAAG AGCATGCAGCCGTCTTGCTGCACCGGGCCTTTCTGGTGGGCATGTACGGGCAGATGGACACCAGCGTCCAGATCTCGGAGGCCCTGAGGATCCTGCACATGGAGGCGGTGATGTGA